One Mercurialis annua linkage group LG3, ddMerAnnu1.2, whole genome shotgun sequence DNA window includes the following coding sequences:
- the LOC126675000 gene encoding F-box/kelch-repeat protein At3g23880-like — MKFLAWLMQKKDSLYFPPELLLGILLRLPVKSLVRFKSVHSYWLSLISSPEFFREHISHNPFYKYVVVRVEDTNTSSRCLSLRIFNSVAQDFFDDEALAIPYPFGIYSIVGVHGSYNGFVLIAIGLRLDAFILWNPSTREYYKICGPEDHALWSIVGLAYDASNDDYKIVTGFYSLYMVGMDVRSYSLKTGCWEKINHHFSYRMRTDHPGMTPASGMPHWLVSTNRNSREDMVVYFDIEENELKQVFLPEGIRGWCQFISVFHGYICVGCFLRNPVIYVMKECASKKLWIKLNINFSPVAEYHCLAPVGFARENGIITRADASGLVIYCRNTNQYRVVKCPDSHRQFKVATYKESLESPCRISGEHHRYVSVPLHASPPEPASLPKPAENGEAWEITKSLLLVSVAS, encoded by the coding sequence ATGAAGTTTTTAGCTTGGTTAATGCAAAAGAAGGACTCATTGTATTTTCCACCAGAACTATTGTTGGGCATCTTATTAAGACTCCCTGTGAAATCACTCGTTCGGTTCAAGTCGGTACATAGCTATTGGCTTTCTTTGATTTCGAGTCCCGAGTTCTTCCGTGAACATATTTCTCATAATCCCTTCTACAAATATGTAGTTGTTAGGGTTGAGGATACCAACACATCGAGTCGTTGTCTCTCGCTTCGTATTTTCAATTCCGTGGCTCAAGATTTCTTTGATGATGAAGCATTAGCCATTCCATATCCTTTTGGAATATATTCTATTGTTGGCGTACATGGATCTTACAATGGTTTCGTGCTCATAGCTATTGGTCTCAGACTTGACGCTTTTATTTTGTGGAATCCATCTACCAGAGAATACTATAAAATTTGCGGACCTGAAGATCATGCCTTATGGAGTATAGTTGGTCTAGCTTATGATGCATCAAATGATGATTACAAGATTGTTACAGGATTTTATTCTCTCTACATGGTTGGAATGGATGTTCGAAGTTATAGTCTCAAAACCGGGTGCTGGGAGAAAATAAATCACCATTTCTCTTACAGGATGAGAACAGATCATCCAGGAATGACTCCTGCCAGTGGGATGCCACATTGGCTTGTATCTACTAACCGTAATTCTCGCGAAGATATGGTTGTTTATTTCGATATAGAAGAGAATGAATTGAAGCAAGTGTTTTTACCTGAAGGGATACGTGGTTGGTGTCAATTCATCTCGGTTTTTCACGGATATATTTGTGTGGGCTGTTTCCTACGTAATCCCGTTATATATGTGATGAAAGAATGTGcatcaaaaaaattatggatTAAGTTGAACATCAATTTCTCTCCCGTCGCTGAATACCATTGTCTAGCGCCGGTTGGATTTGCCAGGGAAAATGGAATAATAACGAGGGCAGATGCTAGTGGTTTAGTTATATATTGTCGCAATACAAATCAGTACCGGGTTGTTAAATGTCCAGATAGTCATCGGCAGTTTAAGGTGGCGACATATAAAGAGAGTCTTGAATCCCCCTGTAGAATCTCAGGGGAACATCATCGATATGTGTCTGTACCGTTACATGCTAGTCCACCGGAACCTGCTAGTTTGCCGAAACCTGCTGAAAATGGGGAGGCTTGGGAAATCACCAAGTCTCTACTACTTGTTTCTGTTGCATCTTAG